TAGCAACGAAGAGCAGAGGAAGAAGTATTTCTACATACATTATTGCAATAATTGTTATTTATTGCTTCTCTTTATCGAAAGACAAAAAGGGAATTTCCATTTTAAAACCTTGTAATTTAGTGTTTTttctgattaaaaaaaatattattttatttaatttacgcACATATCTAGAATAATTTCGATTTCTTTGGCTAACTGAAAATCTCGTGAAAATCCTTTttgctttttaaaaaaaaaaactagattATAGGTAGATTATAGATACGAATTTGTTGAGAAAAACGATAAATATTTGGTGGGGGACTCATTTGTAATTTAGATCTAGTTTTTGaataatagtactccctccgtccatcatTTTTTGATCGAGTTGCTAACGGCACGGAGTATATTATAAGTGAAATGAGGTTTCCATCTTATTATGAgtcaaaaaaatactaaaaatataaTGGGTTaagaattggtggacggacgaaaatgacaaaatggATCAAGAATTGGTAAAACGAAGGAAGTAATAATGATTATTGGCGTCAAAATACACTAATTCTAGGGTAATTTGATTTTGTgtgatattaattttaatataataattttaccacaaatttatttttttcgctCAAATTAAAGTCGACATAAACGTTTAAAAAAACGACATAGATAGTACAATCTCTAAATGATGCCGTTTTAAGAGGATTTACAAAAAGTGAAACCCGAAAATCATAGTATTTCTGTAAAGTCCAAATATCTACAAAATAAATTTGTGGTAAATTTGCTAaaacattaaagttcatgtatttttttttacttatttcaaagttcatgtgcaaatcAAACTACcttcaaaattaatatatttaaacaccaataaccctaataatactaataattcatttttcttattAGTGTCAACCATGTTTATAGAGAGGTGAATTTAGCCGCACATAGTTTAGCTAAATTCTCAAGAGATTGTTTGGAGTCCGTGTGTTGGACGAGTGCTTTCCCTGATTGGTTGAGGGACATTGCTGCTAATAATTTGAAGTAATATATCTATGATTCTCAtgtttcaaaataataataataataataataataatccaatTTTGATAttcttttgtaatttaaatctattaaattttttatacgGGGTTGGACTTGAGGCTTAGATATTCATAAAgttgaaattcaaaattgacTTGTGGCTTTTTAAAGCCCACTTATCTTATCTATATTGTCATTTAATGTCGTCGATTTTACGATGTTGATGCTATGAATTAACAACAAACAATGAATTTTAAAAGTGCTCAATCAATTTCGAGTTTGAATGCTAAATGTATATTTAAATCTCAACTCCACTCTTCatgtataaaaatatatacaacTAAATTGCAACAAATGTTTAAGATATTAATTGCAATATGTTGCCCCAAGTAGCTTGATTTAATAAAACGTTCATTTCCATGATTGCATCAAATATCACAATCTTTAATCGAAAATTAAGAGCTTTTTTTATAGacaataattaaattcattttcaCAAGCACTTCTCCAAAAAtatcactttttatttttaaaacataaccaaacatctttttcttatcatttatccttacaaatacttcttaattccaaaaaaattaccaaatattttattaaaactcgtgctcaACCAAAATGACATACTTACaatagacggagggagtataacattcTCGGATAACCAAATAAGAGAATTtcttacatataaatatataaggtCGGGATCAAGTGAgaattacatataaatatataaggtCGGGATCAAGTGAGAATTACATATGCACAAGCACCTAAAATCCATGAAtccaaaataaacaaatcaatatGAATTTTAGGTGTTTATGCATATATTCTCAATTCTATAAAAATGCGATTCTCACTTGACCCTTCCCCAAAATAGACATATATACCATTAAATTTGGAATACTAAAAGAAATGCAACTGATATAAACAAACCACTGAACAAAAACACGCAGAAGCTAAGTGATTAATCATAGAGTTGCAGTGATTGACACAATTTTCCAACATGATTAACAAAAAAAGCATAAGAAATTTTCCAAAGTAGATGCATACTAGATACCAAACAACTATTGTTCTTGAAATATTAAAGTGCAGTTCATCTCACCAGCTCAATAAACCCAGCACAGTGGAGCATCATCTGCAATATAAGAAGCTAAGCTTATTGAATAATCACCAAAAAAATGTCGAGACAAGAACAAAAAGAGCCTAAGGAAACTCGACTTACCAACACTGAACAGGAGCATTACGCAAATGATTAGGACATAAGTACTCGTCGGCATCATTTTTTGTCCAGGCAACCGTTCAAATAGCTTGTCCTGCTGGATTAACGGCTGTTTTAGCATATTTTGCTGCTTCGAAGTTTGCTGCTGCTGGATTGGCAGCTGCTTCGAtgtttgctgctgctgctggattgACGGCTGCTTCGAAGTTTGCTGCTGCAGCTGGATTACGGGCTTTTGCAGCatcggttgttgttgttgctgctgctggattAAGGGCTTTTGCAGCATCAgtttctgctgctgctgcagcatCACTTGCTGCTGCTGCCAGATTAAGTGCATATACacctgttgctgctgctgctgcaactGGTGGTTTAAGGACTGCTGGATTAAGGACTGTGGCTGCGGCGGCAGCTGAATTAAGGGCTGCATAtattgttgctgctgctgctgcagtcTTAGCATATATTGTTGCTGCAACACTTGCCGCTGCTCTAGCATCTGTGATTGAAGTACAATTCAACAACAAATCTTGAGAAGGAAATCATAAAGGGTGAAGCATAAAAGCAGAAGGCCTAAAGGAGGAAATCACCAGGGAAAATAGATAACCTGCAATTGAAGGCCTAAAAAAAGTTTAGATGGGGAATATAAGATGTATTTAACAATACCTTTCGATACTCCTTTGGCCAGTCAACAGGAGTTGCACTCCCCATTGGTGACGAGGAATCTAAATAGGACACAATTATCATGGGTTAGCT
The genomic region above belongs to Salvia miltiorrhiza cultivar Shanhuang (shh) chromosome 5, IMPLAD_Smil_shh, whole genome shotgun sequence and contains:
- the LOC130984974 gene encoding uncharacterized protein LOC130984974 isoform X6: MQQQLKSQIQSQPGQLENQLGLQQQSNTYSSSPMGSATPVDWPKEYRKMLEQRQVLQQQYMLRLQQQQQQYMQPLIQLPPQPQSLIQQSLNHQLQQQQQQVYMHLIWQQQQVMLQQQQKLMLQKPLIQQQQQQQPMLQKPVIQLQQQTSKQPSIQQQQQTSKQLPIQQQQTSKQQNMLKQPLIQQDKLFERLPGQKMMPTSTYVLIICVMLLFSVDDAPLCWVY
- the LOC130984974 gene encoding uncharacterized protein LOC130984974 isoform X5 yields the protein MQQQLKSQIQSQPGQLENQLGLQQQSNTCADSSSPMGSATPVDWPKEYRKMLEQRQVLQQQYMLRLQQQQQQYMQPLIQLPPQPQSLIQQSLNHQLQQQQQQVYMHLIWQQQQVMLQQQQKLMLQKPLIQQQQQQQPMLQKPVIQLQQQTSKQPSIQQQQQTSKQLPIQQQQTSKQQNMLKQPLIQQDKLFERLPGQKMMPTSTYVLIICVMLLFSVDDAPLCWVY
- the LOC130984974 gene encoding uncharacterized protein LOC130984974 isoform X4, translated to MQQQLKSQIQSQPGQLENQLGLQQQSNTCADSSSPMGSATPVDWPKEYRKMLEQRQVLQQQYMLRLQQQQQQYMQPLIQLPPQPQSLIQQSLNHQLQQQQQQVYMHLIWQQQQVMLQQQQKLMLQKPLIQQQQQQQPMLQKPVIQLQQQTSKQPSIQQQQQTSKQLPIQQQQTSKQQNMLKQPLIQQDKLFERLPGQKMMPTSTYVLIICVMLLFSVGKSSFLRLFLFLSRHFFGDYSISLASYIADDAPLCWVY